One genomic region from Candidatus Caldarchaeum subterraneum encodes:
- a CDS encoding archaeal flagellar protein FlaH, which produces MTEGYIRAFNSELDRKIGHIKTPALCLIEGPNDSGKSVLTLQYCYGALLSGFNCYLLSTEGSMRAVRESMASLSWNPSYFIITGRLKIGEMHVRNFSWSSQQYTKLLRLVTAFIQSRSKENVFFIDSMTYLLTNASTTDILNFFTVLRNIVDEEGKTIFLSIHSHALDTDLFLRLRSISDVHFVLSVKEMGERIVRVLQVMKLKGAEKSGLTIAFEVDQVFGIRVLPFSQAKA; this is translated from the coding sequence TTGACCGAAGGATACATCAGAGCCTTTAACAGCGAACTGGACCGTAAAATCGGCCATATAAAGACACCCGCCCTCTGCCTTATCGAAGGCCCCAACGACAGCGGAAAATCAGTCCTGACACTACAATACTGCTATGGAGCATTACTCTCCGGGTTCAACTGCTACCTGCTCAGCACAGAGGGGAGTATGAGGGCCGTTAGGGAGAGTATGGCCTCGTTGTCATGGAATCCCTCATACTTCATCATCACAGGAAGGCTGAAAATAGGTGAGATGCATGTGAGAAACTTTAGCTGGTCATCACAGCAATACACCAAGCTGCTCCGACTCGTCACAGCCTTCATCCAAAGCCGTTCAAAGGAAAACGTATTCTTCATAGACTCGATGACCTATCTCCTCACCAACGCATCGACAACAGACATCCTCAACTTCTTCACAGTCCTCAGAAACATTGTTGACGAAGAAGGCAAAACGATTTTCCTAAGCATACACTCGCATGCACTCGACACCGACCTTTTCCTCAGATTACGCTCTATATCAGATGTCCATTTCGTGCTCAGCGTAAAGGAGATGGGTGAGAGAATTGTCAGAGTTCTGCAGGTCATGAAGCTTAAGGGCGCTGAGAAAAGCGGGTTGACCATAGCCTTCGAGGTTGACCAGGTCTTCGGCATCAGGGTGCTGCCTTTCTCGCAGGCCAAGGCGTAG
- a CDS encoding molybdopterin-guanine dinucleotide biosynthesis protein A translates to MFGVAAAVLASGFAKRFGADKLSTMLGGKPLYTWALEGTALCDYRAFVVRPEQLGKYSVPEHVSVLVNRRADKGMSEALKLAVSWTPYQASGLLIVLGDMPFIKPVVQKLLKIFHETGAEAVAAGLDGKPLTPAVFSRRVFQRLLNLRGDVGARGVLSEIRPVLVDVEEWMLLDVDKVEDLKEAEKRLELWRRFQHVD, encoded by the coding sequence GTGTTCGGGGTGGCCGCGGCTGTTCTCGCCTCGGGGTTTGCGAAGAGGTTTGGAGCGGATAAACTGTCCACTATGTTGGGTGGAAAGCCTCTCTACACTTGGGCTCTGGAGGGTACTGCCCTCTGTGATTATAGAGCATTTGTTGTAAGGCCTGAGCAGCTGGGCAAGTACAGTGTTCCCGAGCATGTCTCGGTGCTGGTGAACAGGAGAGCGGATAAGGGCATGTCGGAGGCGTTGAAGCTCGCCGTCTCTTGGACACCGTATCAAGCCAGCGGCCTCTTGATTGTTTTGGGCGACATGCCTTTCATAAAACCCGTGGTGCAAAAGCTGTTAAAAATTTTTCATGAAACGGGTGCGGAGGCTGTAGCCGCTGGATTAGACGGCAAGCCTTTGACGCCTGCTGTGTTCAGCAGACGGGTTTTCCAGAGGCTTCTGAATCTGAGGGGTGATGTTGGCGCCCGCGGTGTGCTGTCGGAGATAAGGCCTGTTTTGGTTGATGTGGAGGAGTGGATGCTGCTGGATGTCGACAAAGTAGAGGACTTGAAAGAGGCTGAGAAGCGGCTGGAACTATGGAGACGTTTCCAACACGTTGACTGA
- a CDS encoding tRNA-intron endonuclease, with amino-acid sequence MFEGLLLGDSVVVWDVEQARQLYRLGFYGKPLGIPKPKDMNFDAPLVLDLVEALYLARQRKLRILRGGVEVSPKEFEEYASSVEPNFPTKYRVYSDLRDRGFVVLPGIKFGSDFAVYRHGPGIDHAPFIIQIKKGDEKLSALEIIRAGRLATSVKKHFTISVPAEEKVVYLMFEWWRA; translated from the coding sequence TTGTTTGAGGGCCTCCTGCTGGGAGACAGCGTAGTCGTATGGGATGTTGAGCAGGCGCGGCAACTGTACCGCCTCGGCTTCTATGGAAAACCCCTCGGCATACCGAAGCCCAAGGACATGAACTTTGACGCACCGCTGGTCCTAGACCTTGTCGAAGCCCTGTACCTCGCCAGGCAGCGGAAGCTTCGAATACTCCGCGGCGGTGTGGAGGTTTCTCCAAAGGAGTTTGAGGAATACGCCTCATCTGTGGAGCCGAATTTCCCAACAAAATACCGTGTATACTCAGACCTCCGTGACCGCGGTTTCGTGGTCCTTCCCGGCATAAAGTTCGGCAGCGACTTCGCTGTTTATCGACACGGCCCCGGCATAGACCATGCGCCCTTCATCATACAAATTAAGAAAGGTGATGAAAAGCTCTCTGCCCTGGAGATTATAAGGGCCGGACGCCTCGCGACCTCCGTCAAAAAACATTTCACGATATCTGTCCCAGCCGAGGAGAAAGTTGTTTACCTGATGTTTGAATGGTGGAGAGCCTAG
- a CDS encoding archaeal flagellin FlaB: MIAFVIVASAFSFAVLNLGLFTTQKTGEVMQAGLEETLSSIETAGAVVAKSSNGSITEIVIYIKSSVGKGEVDVRSGKLVITYRDKAIFRENIYTNNSTITTVYQVTGDGDTVLEYGEVFAVKIDVTAISGASLAPNDVFSVEIKPPQGSLLKVERRLPPSFDPVMDLT, from the coding sequence TTGATAGCCTTCGTCATCGTAGCCAGCGCCTTCAGCTTCGCCGTCCTAAACCTCGGCCTCTTCACCACACAGAAAACAGGCGAAGTCATGCAGGCAGGTCTCGAGGAGACTTTGTCATCTATCGAGACAGCTGGGGCTGTTGTGGCAAAGAGCTCCAACGGAAGCATAACCGAGATCGTCATCTACATCAAGTCTTCGGTGGGTAAGGGCGAGGTTGACGTACGTTCGGGCAAGCTCGTCATCACCTACAGAGACAAAGCCATCTTTAGGGAGAACATCTACACCAACAACTCAACAATTACAACGGTATATCAAGTGACGGGAGACGGAGACACTGTACTGGAATACGGCGAAGTCTTCGCTGTCAAAATAGACGTAACCGCGATTTCTGGGGCTAGCCTGGCGCCCAACGATGTCTTCAGCGTCGAGATCAAGCCGCCGCAGGGTTCGTTGCTTAAGGTTGAGCGGAGGCTTCCGCCGTCTTTCGACCCCGTCATGGACCTGACTTAA
- a CDS encoding archaeal flagellar protein FlaI, protein MSSVPSRVLMENPHLRMYIEELRLQGKTASYVEQLSREMRSLRSFSIIYPVGDPLFIHIESRPSERSSYNVISPFTMAPMEINKIVEKGLARLITPEMDYTTREEHEKLLNELLDMFLEIDDTLEDFDYKPIYRKGIVEKLAANQTTADIIRNSVILDKVYLGTLEAFIRDQYIEDISCNGVGPIFVEHKIFGSCETNISFSDQEELDAFVVKLAERIGRPVNFRKPIVDASLPDGSRINIVFGSDVSRHGSNFTIRKFSEKPVSIADLISWGTMSSLEAAYLWIMLEHGMSIWFCGETASGKTTALRAASVFINPSAKIVSIEDTPEIVVPHENWVREVTRQGEQGEGDITLFDLLKAALRQRPNYIIVGEIRGAEASVAFQAMQTGHPVLATFHAGSVEKLIQRLTGDPINIPKTYIDILNCVLIQSAVRLPSTGKVERRVLSINEIVGYDPTTQRFDYIELFNWESSADKHEFRGEGNSYLLENKVRTMLGVSPREVHRIYQELYDRAQILDLLVKSKNTDFETVWRTVKEVYHVGTQNVLEKLESVQRI, encoded by the coding sequence ATGAGCAGCGTGCCCTCGAGAGTTCTGATGGAAAACCCTCATCTAAGAATGTATATCGAGGAGCTGAGGCTTCAGGGCAAAACAGCCTCCTATGTAGAGCAACTCAGCCGAGAAATGCGCAGCCTCCGGAGCTTCAGCATCATCTACCCAGTCGGAGACCCGTTATTCATACACATCGAGTCGAGGCCGAGCGAAAGATCGTCCTACAACGTCATAAGCCCATTCACAATGGCTCCCATGGAGATAAACAAAATAGTTGAAAAAGGCTTGGCGAGGCTCATCACACCCGAGATGGACTACACCACACGCGAAGAACATGAAAAACTACTCAACGAGCTTCTCGACATGTTTCTCGAAATAGATGATACACTCGAGGATTTTGACTATAAGCCGATTTACAGGAAGGGGATTGTGGAGAAGCTCGCCGCCAACCAGACAACCGCCGACATAATCCGGAACAGCGTAATCCTGGACAAAGTCTATCTCGGAACACTTGAGGCATTCATCCGAGACCAATATATCGAAGATATTTCATGCAACGGCGTCGGCCCCATATTCGTTGAACATAAAATCTTCGGAAGCTGCGAAACAAACATAAGCTTTTCAGACCAGGAAGAGCTCGACGCTTTCGTCGTCAAGCTGGCGGAGAGAATAGGAAGGCCCGTCAACTTCCGTAAGCCAATTGTGGACGCTTCACTCCCAGATGGCAGCAGAATAAACATCGTCTTCGGCAGCGACGTAAGCAGACATGGCAGCAACTTCACCATCAGAAAATTCTCCGAGAAACCCGTGAGTATAGCCGACCTGATAAGCTGGGGGACGATGAGCAGCCTCGAAGCAGCCTATCTATGGATAATGCTCGAACATGGGATGAGCATATGGTTCTGCGGGGAGACGGCTTCGGGTAAAACCACCGCCCTGAGGGCTGCGAGCGTATTCATCAACCCCTCGGCGAAAATCGTCAGCATCGAGGACACACCCGAGATAGTCGTGCCGCATGAAAACTGGGTCAGAGAAGTGACCCGTCAAGGCGAGCAGGGAGAGGGCGACATAACGTTGTTCGACCTCCTCAAAGCCGCTCTCCGCCAGCGGCCCAACTACATCATAGTCGGCGAGATAAGAGGTGCGGAGGCTTCTGTCGCTTTCCAAGCCATGCAGACAGGGCACCCGGTTCTAGCCACCTTCCACGCCGGCAGCGTCGAGAAGCTCATCCAGAGGCTTACAGGCGACCCCATAAACATTCCGAAAACATACATCGACATACTCAACTGCGTCTTGATACAGAGCGCGGTGAGGCTTCCGAGCACGGGAAAGGTTGAGAGACGCGTCTTAAGCATCAACGAGATAGTCGGCTACGACCCGACAACGCAGAGGTTCGACTACATCGAGCTCTTCAACTGGGAATCCTCCGCCGACAAACACGAGTTCCGAGGCGAAGGCAACAGCTACCTACTCGAAAACAAAGTAAGAACCATGCTCGGGGTCTCCCCCCGAGAAGTCCACAGAATTTACCAAGAACTCTACGACAGAGCCCAGATACTCGACCTACTTGTCAAAAGCAAAAACACAGACTTCGAAACAGTCTGGCGAACCGTCAAAGAGGTCTACCACGTCGGCACCCAGAATGTTTTGGAGAAGCTGGAGAGTGTGCAGAGGATTTGA
- a CDS encoding glucosamine--fructose-6-phosphate aminotransferase (isomerizing), whose amino-acid sequence MCGIVGYVGAGAAAPILVRGLKRLEYRGYDSAGVATISGNVLLVEKDAGKVDELNAKLSLDKMPGNIGIAHTRWATHGAPSKVNAHPHTDCTGTVAVVHNGVLENFLQLRKELTDLNHNIVSRTDTEVVPHLVEDFMKRGMGFEEAFVNAVRRLEGSYALAAICLREPDLIMVARKEAPLIIGVGDGFNMVASDMTALIEMTNQMVFLHDGDAAAVRANGYRVFRVADGQIVERPVKTVALTVEMAEKQGHPHFMLKEIFEQPNSLRDALRTQREYVDLLAELLDKGRVVFLLGAGTSYNACLAGSYLFSAVARMPSYPVIASEFVANYGGAVGADTVILAVSQSGETADVLNALDFARMRACTILGLTNTVGSTLTRVSRAYVLQNSGPEIGVAATKTFTSQVLVLAQIALRLSRLRGKISQFEMDDFGHELSKVPRLVEDVLLTAPAKVKELAETLVNSPFLFILGRGVSVSTAYEGRLKVMELSYIPCIAYPSGESKHGPISVIEEKIPVIFVAPPDEFRKQNIGSIMEMKARGAKIIIFGDREDEELRSLADHYIGLPKTHPLLSPIIYTVPFQLLAYYLAVLKGYDPDKPRNLAKSVTVL is encoded by the coding sequence ATGTGCGGTATTGTAGGCTACGTGGGAGCCGGAGCGGCGGCGCCTATTCTTGTCAGGGGTCTTAAGCGGCTGGAGTACAGGGGGTATGACTCAGCAGGTGTTGCGACTATCTCCGGTAATGTTTTGTTGGTGGAGAAGGATGCGGGCAAGGTTGATGAGCTGAACGCTAAGCTGTCGCTAGACAAGATGCCCGGCAATATCGGTATAGCTCACACGAGATGGGCCACTCATGGAGCTCCATCAAAGGTCAACGCACACCCACACACTGACTGCACAGGAACTGTTGCCGTCGTCCACAACGGTGTATTGGAGAATTTTCTCCAGCTGAGGAAAGAGCTCACCGACCTCAACCACAACATAGTCTCCAGAACAGATACAGAGGTTGTACCTCATCTTGTTGAGGATTTCATGAAGCGTGGCATGGGGTTTGAGGAAGCATTCGTCAACGCGGTTCGACGGCTTGAGGGGAGCTACGCGCTTGCAGCCATCTGTTTAAGAGAGCCTGATTTGATTATGGTTGCGCGTAAAGAGGCGCCGCTCATCATCGGTGTCGGCGACGGGTTTAACATGGTTGCTTCTGACATGACTGCTTTGATAGAGATGACAAATCAGATGGTTTTTCTGCATGACGGTGACGCAGCGGCTGTTAGGGCTAACGGCTATAGGGTCTTCCGTGTAGCGGATGGGCAAATTGTTGAAAGGCCTGTTAAGACGGTTGCGCTGACCGTTGAGATGGCTGAGAAACAGGGTCATCCACATTTTATGTTGAAGGAGATTTTTGAGCAGCCCAATTCTCTGCGAGATGCGTTGAGAACCCAGAGAGAATATGTCGATTTGCTGGCGGAGCTATTGGACAAGGGGCGTGTGGTTTTTCTACTGGGTGCGGGCACCTCCTACAACGCGTGTCTCGCAGGCTCCTACCTTTTCTCAGCGGTCGCACGCATGCCCTCGTACCCAGTTATTGCCTCGGAGTTTGTGGCAAACTATGGTGGAGCTGTTGGAGCTGACACTGTCATTCTTGCCGTGAGCCAGTCGGGCGAGACAGCCGATGTCTTGAATGCCCTTGACTTCGCTAGGATGAGGGCATGCACAATCCTTGGACTCACAAACACCGTCGGCTCAACGCTTACCCGTGTATCACGGGCGTATGTTCTCCAGAACTCGGGGCCTGAAATAGGTGTAGCCGCCACCAAGACATTTACTTCACAGGTTCTCGTCTTGGCGCAGATTGCGCTAAGGCTATCAAGGCTTAGAGGTAAGATTTCACAGTTTGAGATGGATGATTTTGGACACGAGTTGTCAAAGGTTCCGAGGCTTGTGGAGGATGTTTTGCTCACCGCACCTGCCAAGGTGAAGGAGCTGGCGGAAACACTAGTAAACTCACCGTTCCTGTTCATCCTGGGCCGAGGAGTGTCAGTCAGCACGGCCTACGAGGGCCGGCTGAAGGTTATGGAGCTCTCCTACATACCCTGCATAGCCTATCCATCGGGGGAAAGCAAACACGGCCCCATAAGCGTGATTGAGGAAAAAATCCCCGTCATCTTCGTGGCACCTCCCGACGAATTCAGAAAGCAGAACATAGGCAGCATAATGGAGATGAAGGCCCGCGGAGCAAAAATCATCATCTTCGGCGACAGAGAAGATGAAGAGCTCAGGAGCCTCGCCGACCACTACATCGGTCTTCCCAAAACTCATCCTCTTCTCTCCCCTATAATCTACACGGTTCCTTTCCAGCTTCTCGCCTACTACTTGGCCGTCCTCAAAGGATACGACCCCGACAAGCCGAGAAACCTCGCCAAATCGGTAACAGTTCTCTGA
- a CDS encoding thiosulfate sulfurtransferase yields the protein MTYANPSVLTEVEWLKANLGKSGIAVIEVDYDPKLAYEQGHIPGALLIDWRRDMNKPNERDIIGPEEFEKLMSRLGVSNDTHVILYGDYNNWFATFAFWVFEIYGHKKVQILNGGRKKWIDSGGELTKEVPTPKPAVYKVEKVNYANRVFLDELLREKVGKADLVLVDVRSPAEFTGEITAPPEYPNEHAQRGGHIPGAINIPWGQAIREDGTFKSAEELKQLYTSKGVTPDKDVVTYCRIGERASVTWFVLKHLLGYPRVRVYDGSWTEWGNLVRFPIERQR from the coding sequence ATGACCTATGCAAACCCATCGGTTCTAACCGAAGTTGAATGGCTCAAAGCCAACCTCGGCAAATCGGGCATAGCAGTTATAGAGGTCGACTACGACCCGAAGCTGGCGTATGAACAGGGGCACATCCCCGGTGCTCTGCTGATAGATTGGAGAAGGGACATGAACAAGCCCAATGAGAGGGACATCATAGGCCCTGAGGAGTTTGAGAAACTCATGAGCAGACTCGGAGTCTCAAACGATACACACGTTATCCTCTACGGCGACTACAACAACTGGTTCGCAACTTTTGCCTTCTGGGTCTTCGAAATTTATGGACACAAGAAAGTCCAGATACTCAACGGTGGAAGAAAAAAATGGATAGACTCGGGCGGAGAGCTGACAAAGGAGGTTCCAACACCCAAGCCCGCGGTTTACAAGGTTGAGAAGGTCAACTACGCGAACCGCGTCTTTCTTGACGAGCTTCTCAGAGAGAAGGTTGGTAAAGCCGACCTCGTGCTTGTCGACGTCCGCTCACCCGCCGAGTTCACAGGCGAGATAACCGCTCCACCAGAGTATCCCAACGAGCATGCACAGCGAGGAGGCCACATCCCAGGAGCCATAAACATCCCATGGGGACAAGCCATCAGAGAAGACGGCACCTTCAAGTCAGCTGAGGAGCTCAAACAGCTTTACACCTCAAAAGGTGTGACACCAGACAAGGACGTGGTGACATACTGCCGCATCGGTGAGCGGGCCAGCGTAACGTGGTTTGTCCTCAAACATCTACTAGGATATCCGAGGGTAAGAGTTTACGACGGCAGCTGGACTGAATGGGGAAACCTAGTCCGTTTCCCAATTGAGCGACAGCGTTGA
- a CDS encoding conserved hypothetical protein (archaeal flagellar protein FlaG), producing MTGAYIVAEAIFVISLIITASAYASTMFSFVDELKQANQAKVSRMKREALTSVEPLMGYVSDNRSVVYLWLKNVGTERISYAEIEASDIFLVGRDTFFLMKHGHGPYRWRYSILKETLNDNGWSWGETLAITMQLETPLNPGEYTVKIAGPYFSSSYVFSVG from the coding sequence TTGACAGGCGCCTACATAGTGGCCGAAGCAATCTTCGTCATCTCACTCATCATAACAGCCTCGGCCTATGCTTCGACGATGTTCAGCTTCGTGGATGAATTGAAGCAAGCCAATCAAGCCAAGGTAAGCAGAATGAAGAGAGAAGCGCTGACGAGCGTTGAGCCCCTGATGGGATATGTGAGCGACAACCGCAGCGTTGTGTATCTTTGGCTGAAAAACGTGGGGACTGAGAGAATCTCCTACGCCGAAATCGAGGCCTCCGACATATTCCTCGTGGGAAGAGATACGTTTTTCCTGATGAAGCACGGACATGGGCCCTACCGCTGGAGATACAGCATCCTAAAAGAAACCCTGAATGACAACGGCTGGTCATGGGGTGAAACCCTTGCGATCACCATGCAGCTCGAGACACCTCTAAACCCCGGCGAATACACCGTGAAAATAGCCGGCCCATACTTCTCCTCGTCCTATGTATTTTCGGTAGGTTGA
- a CDS encoding ferredoxin-dependent glutamate synthase has protein sequence MKASNILSILTKLARNPRAARSLFQQYPVTELVEKAEKGRQSVFPLSELDEFGKALLGAPIYTSHLTRYDTLEKILITPPLYTPLRLRKMEELMREPLFTDVDTSCRVGGFMSSLPVAVASMGSTPVYNKVSLDVAKASAEAGIPMGVGENVATVWGYSERVKPSQPCFKERVMTYLENLKDDGKGGVYIQQSVEDAYDELWNRVYSDPDITPYLDKGLVGFEIKLGQGAKPGLGGETLIERELAIKLADKYVFDADPRNVQKKLYERHSAPGTYTEEILRSMIRIMRNNYPRARIWVKMGPYRDIEDVARLCSQEKVDAFWVDGKEGGTGLSPVTALKDLGLPLLALLGKIMKLSRETNMDYVASGRLVDGADVVKVLCFGARAAGLGRPFVVTAYAAGVEGVKKYLETIKMEVQLLTSAVGKYSVASLGPEDIRATGRDVAEALGIKSIYD, from the coding sequence GTGAAAGCATCCAACATACTGAGCATACTTACAAAGCTTGCGCGGAACCCGAGAGCTGCACGGTCACTCTTTCAACAATACCCTGTTACGGAGCTGGTTGAAAAAGCGGAGAAAGGCCGCCAATCAGTCTTCCCGTTATCGGAGCTTGACGAGTTCGGTAAAGCTCTCCTGGGCGCTCCCATCTACACCAGCCACTTAACACGCTACGACACCCTCGAGAAAATCCTGATAACTCCTCCACTATACACACCGTTGAGACTCCGGAAAATGGAGGAGCTGATGCGCGAACCCCTCTTCACGGATGTGGACACCTCATGCAGGGTTGGCGGTTTCATGTCCAGTCTCCCCGTCGCCGTAGCTTCGATGGGCTCCACACCCGTATATAACAAGGTCTCACTCGACGTCGCTAAGGCGTCGGCGGAAGCGGGTATACCCATGGGTGTGGGTGAAAACGTGGCAACCGTCTGGGGATACTCTGAGCGCGTGAAACCTAGCCAGCCATGCTTCAAGGAACGAGTGATGACCTACCTCGAAAATCTCAAAGACGATGGAAAAGGCGGCGTCTATATACAGCAAAGCGTAGAAGACGCATACGACGAGCTCTGGAACAGGGTCTACTCAGACCCCGACATAACACCCTACCTAGACAAAGGACTTGTCGGGTTCGAGATTAAGCTGGGACAGGGAGCCAAGCCAGGCCTAGGAGGCGAAACATTAATTGAAAGAGAGCTTGCCATAAAGCTGGCGGACAAATACGTGTTCGACGCAGACCCTCGCAATGTTCAGAAAAAACTTTACGAGAGACACTCTGCACCCGGCACATACACTGAAGAAATTCTCCGAAGCATGATAAGGATAATGCGGAATAACTATCCACGGGCACGTATATGGGTTAAGATGGGGCCCTACAGAGACATCGAGGATGTTGCGAGGCTCTGCAGCCAAGAGAAAGTGGACGCGTTCTGGGTTGATGGAAAAGAAGGGGGAACTGGGCTGAGTCCCGTCACCGCGTTAAAAGACCTCGGCCTACCTCTGCTGGCCCTGCTGGGGAAAATCATGAAGCTAAGCCGTGAAACAAACATGGATTATGTCGCCAGCGGGAGACTCGTCGACGGCGCCGACGTCGTGAAGGTCCTCTGCTTCGGAGCACGGGCCGCGGGCCTCGGACGCCCGTTCGTGGTAACAGCCTATGCCGCAGGGGTCGAGGGTGTGAAAAAATATCTCGAGACAATTAAGATGGAGGTTCAGCTCCTCACATCAGCTGTGGGTAAATATAGCGTGGCAAGCCTCGGCCCCGAGGACATCAGGGCAACAGGGAGAGACGTCGCCGAGGCCCTTGGCATAAAAAGTATCTATGATTGA
- a CDS encoding hypothetical protein (Similar to flagella-related protein J), protein MVAKTAIIPPSDGTANILFITILIAVMTLHILTIILGSRKLAPQLSTAPLLPTPIHQPLPRPKPASHETQPPQEDYLKRLEKLDETLKMLEEKIKNQPAKNPEPAKTTTPNDENTREQEPVQPVEEDEIQSPESLEDIIRLARELKEELNTLMKTNRQNAVKNT, encoded by the coding sequence ATGGTGGCTAAAACAGCCATCATCCCACCTTCCGACGGCACCGCAAACATCCTCTTCATAACAATCCTCATAGCAGTGATGACACTGCACATACTCACCATCATACTAGGGTCGAGAAAACTCGCACCACAGCTATCCACGGCCCCGCTGCTGCCGACACCAATCCACCAGCCTCTCCCCAGGCCTAAGCCAGCCTCTCATGAGACACAGCCACCGCAGGAAGACTATCTCAAGAGACTGGAAAAGCTCGACGAAACCCTAAAAATGCTCGAGGAAAAGATAAAAAACCAGCCGGCAAAAAATCCCGAACCCGCTAAAACCACGACACCAAACGATGAAAACACGCGGGAACAGGAGCCTGTGCAACCGGTCGAAGAAGACGAAATCCAATCGCCAGAGAGTCTCGAGGACATTATCCGGCTGGCCCGTGAGCTGAAGGAAGAGCTTAACACTTTGATGAAGACAAATCGTCAAAACGCCGTTAAAAACACTTAA
- a CDS encoding asparaginyl-tRNA synthetase: MSKNGQNHWINAKYYPLFLKIMLKPPVEQLEKYYKTVRTPRMRLILRVQAEANRAVRSWLDSHGFLELLPPIIGPVTDPGIRGAKQVTIDYYGREYKVMSSAILYKQMLATAFDKIYFFSPNIRLEPLESATTGRHLVEFVQIDIEEADVDYRAAMSTAENLLAYVVNTVAETARQELEQLGRKLPRFKTPFRKITHAEAIEILRAHGEQVQPNAEIPWPQEEKLSKIINEPFFITDYPKGARGFYDKEDPQRPGILKDFDLMYPEGYGEAASGAEREYEYSKVLERLKQSGENPAKYGWYLDMLREGIRPTSGFGIGVERLTRYLCGLQAVWEARPYPKVAGIYSP, from the coding sequence ATGTCAAAGAATGGTCAAAATCATTGGATAAACGCTAAATACTATCCTTTGTTCCTAAAAATCATGCTCAAGCCACCGGTAGAGCAGCTGGAAAAATACTACAAAACGGTGCGGACACCACGAATGCGGCTGATACTTCGCGTGCAGGCAGAGGCAAACAGAGCCGTTAGAAGCTGGCTGGACTCTCACGGTTTCTTAGAACTTCTTCCACCCATCATAGGCCCTGTCACCGACCCCGGCATACGTGGCGCCAAACAAGTAACCATAGACTATTATGGCCGAGAATATAAGGTGATGAGCAGCGCAATCCTCTACAAGCAGATGCTTGCAACAGCCTTCGACAAAATCTACTTCTTCTCCCCGAACATTAGACTGGAGCCCCTCGAGTCAGCTACAACAGGCAGACATCTCGTAGAATTTGTCCAGATAGACATAGAGGAAGCGGATGTGGACTATAGGGCGGCTATGTCAACTGCGGAAAACCTCCTCGCATACGTGGTCAACACCGTCGCCGAAACAGCCAGACAAGAGCTGGAGCAGCTGGGCCGCAAGCTGCCAAGGTTCAAAACACCATTCAGGAAAATCACACACGCCGAAGCCATCGAGATACTGCGCGCCCATGGGGAACAAGTCCAACCCAACGCCGAAATACCGTGGCCGCAGGAGGAGAAACTCTCAAAAATCATCAACGAGCCCTTCTTCATCACAGACTATCCCAAAGGCGCCAGAGGCTTCTACGACAAAGAGGACCCACAGCGCCCCGGCATACTCAAAGACTTTGACCTCATGTATCCTGAAGGCTATGGAGAAGCAGCATCCGGTGCCGAGAGAGAATACGAGTACAGCAAAGTGTTGGAGAGGCTTAAACAGAGCGGAGAGAACCCTGCTAAGTATGGCTGGTATCTCGACATGCTTCGGGAGGGAATTAGGCCGACATCGGGCTTCGGCATCGGCGTCGAGAGGTTGACAAGATATCTCTGCGGCCTCCAAGCCGTGTGGGAGGCTCGTCCCTACCCCAAGGTCGCGGGTATATACTCGCCGTGA